A single Candidatus Omnitrophota bacterium DNA region contains:
- the fabF gene encoding beta-ketoacyl-ACP synthase II: MKRRVVITGLGVVSPIGNGKETFWQSLCAGKSGISKITSFDALQYSSKIAGEVKDFDPSAYMLPKDIKHSDRFTQFAVGAACMAVDDAGIDLTKIDLCKAGSIIGSGIGGIHTIEREHKVLLSKGPSRVSPFFIPMLIVNMASGMVAIRLGLKGPNTCSVTACASSNHSIGEAFRVVQNGYADIMFAGGSEAAISPMAVSGFCAAKALSTTNDIPQEASRPFDKHRNGFVMAEGAGIVLLEEYERAKKRKAYIYAELIGYGMSCDAYHMTAPDPDGKGAVRCMQEALKDARIRSEDVDYINAHGTSTVLNDAMETKAIKAVFGGHASRTAVSSTKSMTGHLLGAAGGIELAACALSVSRGVITATINYKYPDPECDLDYVPNEARKKQVNIAMSNSLGFGGHNATIIIKKV, translated from the coding sequence ATGAAGAGAAGAGTAGTTATTACAGGCCTTGGAGTAGTGTCCCCTATAGGCAACGGTAAGGAAACTTTTTGGCAGTCTTTATGTGCCGGCAAATCGGGCATATCAAAAATAACAAGTTTTGACGCATTACAGTATAGCTCAAAGATAGCCGGAGAAGTCAAAGACTTTGACCCGTCGGCCTATATGCTTCCCAAGGACATAAAGCATAGCGACAGGTTTACCCAATTCGCTGTCGGCGCTGCGTGCATGGCAGTAGATGATGCGGGTATAGACCTGACAAAGATAGATCTATGCAAGGCAGGATCTATTATAGGTTCCGGTATAGGCGGTATCCATACCATTGAGAGGGAACACAAGGTGCTCTTGAGCAAGGGGCCCTCACGCGTATCCCCATTTTTCATTCCCATGCTTATAGTAAACATGGCCTCGGGCATGGTTGCCATAAGGCTTGGCCTGAAAGGGCCCAATACGTGCTCTGTCACTGCCTGCGCTTCAAGTAATCACTCTATAGGAGAGGCTTTCCGCGTGGTACAAAACGGCTATGCCGATATAATGTTTGCCGGCGGCAGTGAAGCTGCTATTAGCCCGATGGCTGTCAGCGGTTTTTGCGCGGCCAAGGCCCTTTCCACTACTAATGATATTCCACAGGAAGCGTCAAGGCCGTTTGATAAACACAGAAATGGTTTTGTCATGGCCGAAGGAGCCGGTATAGTTTTGCTTGAGGAATATGAGCGGGCAAAAAAAAGAAAGGCCTATATTTATGCCGAGCTTATTGGTTATGGCATGAGTTGCGACGCCTATCACATGACCGCGCCGGATCCTGACGGAAAAGGCGCTGTCCGGTGCATGCAGGAGGCCCTTAAAGACGCGCGCATAAGATCCGAAGATGTTGATTATATAAACGCCCACGGCACATCAACCGTGCTTAATGACGCTATGGAGACAAAGGCCATAAAGGCCGTCTTTGGCGGCCATGCTTCGCGGACGGCGGTAAGCTCAACGAAATCCATGACAGGCCATTTGCTTGGAGCTGCCGGCGGCATAGAATTGGCCGCTTGCGCCTTGTCAGTCTCAAGAGGCGTTATAACCGCCACGATCAATTATAAATATCCGGACCCGGAATGCGACCTTGATTATGTCCCTAACGAAGCCAGGAAAAAGCAGGTAAATATAGCCATGTCAAACAGCTTAGGTTTCGGCGGACACAACGCGACGATTATTATCAAAAAGGTCTAA
- the fabG gene encoding 3-oxoacyl-[acyl-carrier-protein] reductase, which translates to MKLKNRVAIVTGGARGIGNEIALALAKEGADIALCDVDQQALARAMAQIEALSRKCDISVVDVGDYACCENMVNKTLDKFGRVDILINNAGITRDSLLMRMKEEDWDAVLRVNLKGAFNFTKAVCRPMVKQRFGKIVNIASIIGIMGNAGQANYAASKAGLIGLTKSSAKELASRGINVNAIAPGFIKTSMTDKLTDEQKTAMLKLIPMNSLGSPADVANLALFLVSDSSSYITGEVIKVDGGMVM; encoded by the coding sequence ATGAAATTAAAAAATAGAGTTGCTATAGTGACAGGCGGGGCCCGGGGCATAGGAAACGAGATTGCCCTCGCCCTGGCAAAGGAAGGCGCCGACATAGCTTTATGCGATGTTGACCAGCAGGCGCTTGCCCGCGCGATGGCCCAGATAGAGGCTCTTTCCAGAAAATGCGATATATCAGTAGTTGACGTGGGAGACTATGCCTGCTGTGAAAACATGGTCAATAAAACCCTTGACAAATTTGGGAGAGTTGATATACTCATCAACAATGCCGGCATCACGAGGGATTCACTGCTGATGCGCATGAAAGAAGAAGACTGGGACGCCGTATTAAGGGTCAATCTGAAAGGGGCCTTTAATTTTACGAAAGCGGTATGCCGTCCCATGGTAAAACAACGTTTTGGCAAAATAGTCAATATAGCCTCTATTATAGGTATTATGGGTAATGCCGGGCAGGCTAATTATGCCGCGAGCAAGGCAGGATTAATAGGGCTTACAAAAAGCAGTGCCAAAGAACTTGCCTCAAGGGGCATTAACGTTAATGCTATAGCTCCCGGGTTTATTAAAACGTCAATGACTGATAAATTGACAGATGAGCAAAAAACCGCGATGCTTAAACTTATACCCATGAATTCGCTTGGCAGTCCTGCCGATGTGGCGAACCTTGCTCTTTTTCTTGTCAGTGACAGCTCATCCTATATTACGGGTGAGGTCATTAAGGTTGATGGCGGCATGGTTATGTAA
- a CDS encoding electron transfer flavoprotein subunit beta/FixA family protein, with protein sequence MNIAVCIKQVPDTANVRIDPKTNTLIRQGVASIINPFDMYAIEEAVRTKEKLGGKVTAVTMGPAQAEDALREAISMGVDEAVLICDRAFAGSDTWATSYTLARAIAKLGGFDIIFCGKQAADGDTAQVGPGISMHLGIPQVTYVKKIEDISASKARVERMTEEGYEIIETPLPALFTVVKEINQPRIPSLKGRMRAKSVDIKILRAQDIGADEKFLGLNGSPTQVVKIFTPPPREGGVMITGSVDEITDKIIEAIKNECKPKF encoded by the coding sequence ATGAACATAGCGGTTTGCATTAAACAGGTCCCGGATACGGCCAATGTGCGCATTGATCCTAAGACGAATACATTAATACGCCAAGGCGTGGCTTCTATTATCAATCCCTTTGACATGTATGCGATAGAAGAGGCGGTAAGGACAAAAGAAAAACTTGGGGGTAAGGTCACGGCTGTCACAATGGGCCCCGCGCAGGCGGAAGATGCCTTGCGTGAGGCAATATCCATGGGCGTTGACGAGGCTGTTCTTATCTGCGACAGGGCCTTTGCCGGAAGCGATACATGGGCTACGAGCTATACCCTTGCCCGGGCCATTGCTAAATTAGGCGGTTTTGATATAATCTTTTGCGGCAAGCAGGCAGCCGATGGAGATACCGCTCAAGTCGGACCCGGCATATCCATGCACTTAGGCATACCTCAAGTGACATACGTAAAGAAGATAGAAGATATAAGCGCTTCCAAGGCGAGGGTAGAACGTATGACCGAGGAAGGATATGAGATTATAGAAACGCCTTTGCCGGCGCTGTTTACTGTGGTTAAAGAGATAAATCAGCCGCGGATACCTTCGCTAAAGGGAAGGATGAGGGCTAAATCGGTTGATATTAAAATATTACGCGCTCAAGATATTGGCGCTGATGAAAAGTTTTTGGGGCTTAACGGTTCGCCGACGCAAGTCGTAAAAATATTTACCCCCCCGCCACGGGAGGGCGGAGTCATGATAACCGGCTCGGTGGATGAAATAACGGACAAAATAATAGAAGCCATAAAAAACGAGTGTAAACCGAAGTTTTAA
- a CDS encoding acyl-CoA dehydrogenase family protein encodes MSYLFTEEQKMIRDLARRIADEKIRPVAAEYDEKEEFPWPILKVIAESDLSGIYIEEKYGGMGGGVTELCIATEEFSKACGGIAVSYAASALGSYPIILYGTDEQKKKYLPDIASGKKLAAFGLTEAGAGSDAGAVSTTARKEGNYYVLNGVKQWITNGGEAQTYTVVAMTDKTKGSRGASAFIVEKGTPGFEFGKKEKKLGIRSSATRELIFTNCRIPKENLLGREGMGFIVAMKTFDKSRPGIGAQAVGIAQGALDHALKYAKERVQFGKPISSFQGIQFMLADMGTKIEAARALVYYAAGLIDSGAKEISKFSAMAKLYASDVAMDVTTNAVQIFGGYGYMRDYPVEKYMRDAKITQIYEGTNQIQRGIIASELVKEILKKAD; translated from the coding sequence ATGAGTTATTTGTTTACCGAAGAACAAAAAATGATAAGGGACCTGGCGCGGCGGATAGCGGACGAGAAGATAAGGCCTGTTGCCGCTGAATATGATGAGAAAGAAGAATTTCCATGGCCCATATTGAAGGTTATAGCGGAAAGCGACTTATCGGGCATCTATATTGAAGAAAAATACGGCGGTATGGGCGGAGGCGTCACGGAATTGTGCATCGCGACGGAAGAATTTTCAAAGGCATGCGGCGGTATTGCCGTTAGCTATGCCGCCAGCGCCCTGGGTTCATATCCGATAATATTATACGGTACCGATGAACAGAAGAAGAAATACCTGCCCGATATAGCCAGCGGCAAAAAGCTCGCCGCATTCGGCTTGACAGAAGCCGGGGCGGGAAGCGATGCCGGAGCCGTGAGCACGACGGCAAGAAAAGAAGGCAATTATTATGTTTTAAACGGTGTTAAACAGTGGATCACAAACGGCGGAGAAGCCCAGACATATACCGTTGTGGCGATGACCGATAAGACCAAGGGCAGCCGCGGGGCCAGCGCTTTTATAGTAGAAAAGGGCACCCCCGGTTTTGAGTTTGGTAAAAAGGAAAAAAAGCTTGGTATAAGATCCTCGGCCACAAGGGAGCTTATTTTTACAAATTGCAGAATACCCAAAGAAAACCTGCTTGGCAGGGAAGGAATGGGTTTTATCGTGGCAATGAAGACTTTTGATAAGTCCCGTCCCGGCATAGGAGCGCAGGCTGTAGGCATTGCCCAAGGCGCTCTTGACCATGCCTTAAAATACGCGAAAGAAAGGGTGCAGTTCGGCAAACCTATTTCCAGTTTTCAGGGGATTCAGTTTATGCTTGCCGATATGGGGACAAAAATAGAAGCTGCCAGGGCCCTTGTGTATTATGCGGCCGGGCTTATTGATTCGGGCGCTAAAGAGATATCAAAATTTTCGGCGATGGCAAAACTTTATGCCTCGGATGTCGCTATGGATGTTACTACCAATGCCGTTCAGATATTCGGCGGATACGGATATATGAGGGATTATCCTGTTGAAAAATACATGCGGGATGCCAAAATCACGCAGATATATGAAGGCACTAACCAGATACAGCGCGGCATTATCGCATCGGAATTGGTCAAAGAAATACTAAAAAAAGCGGATTAA
- a CDS encoding electron transfer flavoprotein subunit alpha, with protein sequence MSIRIITDKCVGCRLCIKSCPFGAISLAGKIAVIDLGKCTLCGACKDACKFKAIALEKEKKPARDISSYKGVWVVAEQHKGIVQSVSFELLGKGRELADKLGVELCAVLMGDNVGHAAPELFHRGAQKVYLVDSPKLKYYQSEPYSKVLIELINEYKPEIVLCGATSTGRSLISRVAVKINTGLTADCTGLDIDPQRRLLLQTRPAFGGNIMATIICPNHRPQMATVRHKVMKEAVPDKSLKGQVIRKTYSDEVLSSRTRILDIAEEAGQKINLSEADIIVSGGRGLGKSDNFSILNELADAVGGAVGASRAAVDADWIAYSHQVGQTGKTVCPKIYIACGISGQIQHLAGMSSSDIIIAVNKDPDAPIFKAANYGVVGDLFEIIPALTKKLKALLV encoded by the coding sequence ATGAGCATACGAATAATCACGGATAAATGTGTAGGATGCAGATTGTGCATAAAATCATGCCCGTTTGGCGCTATAAGCCTTGCTGGAAAAATTGCTGTCATTGATCTTGGCAAATGCACGCTGTGCGGCGCCTGCAAAGATGCTTGTAAGTTTAAGGCCATAGCGCTTGAAAAAGAAAAAAAGCCGGCAAGGGATATTTCTTCATATAAGGGTGTATGGGTCGTTGCCGAACAGCACAAGGGGATTGTACAGAGTGTTTCATTTGAGTTGCTCGGCAAGGGCAGGGAGCTGGCGGATAAATTAGGCGTTGAGCTTTGCGCGGTATTGATGGGTGACAATGTAGGCCATGCGGCGCCCGAACTTTTTCATAGAGGCGCTCAAAAGGTATATCTTGTTGATTCGCCGAAGTTGAAATATTACCAGAGTGAGCCGTATTCAAAAGTCCTTATAGAGCTGATTAATGAGTATAAACCTGAAATAGTCCTGTGCGGAGCCACATCAACAGGCCGTTCTCTAATCTCAAGAGTGGCTGTAAAGATAAACACAGGCCTTACAGCGGATTGTACCGGACTTGATATAGACCCTCAAAGGAGATTATTGCTTCAGACCCGCCCGGCATTCGGAGGCAATATAATGGCTACTATCATATGCCCTAATCACAGGCCCCAGATGGCTACTGTCAGGCATAAGGTTATGAAAGAGGCTGTGCCGGATAAATCACTGAAGGGCCAGGTGATCAGGAAGACATATAGCGATGAAGTGCTTTCATCAAGGACAAGGATATTGGATATAGCCGAAGAAGCCGGCCAGAAGATCAATCTTTCCGAGGCCGATATTATAGTTTCAGGCGGCAGAGGGCTTGGCAAAAGCGACAATTTTTCTATTTTGAATGAATTAGCCGATGCGGTAGGGGGCGCTGTAGGCGCTTCGCGCGCCGCGGTTGACGCTGATTGGATAGCATATTCCCACCAGGTGGGCCAGACGGGCAAGACCGTGTGCCCGAAAATTTATATTGCCTGCGGCATATCAGGCCAGATCCAGCACCTTGCCGGAATGTCTTCATCCGATATCATCATTGCCGTGAATAAAGATCCTGACGCCCCGATATTCAAAGCCGCCAATTACGGTGTTGTCGGGGATCTGTTTGAAATAATACCGGCATTGACTAAAAAGCTCAAGGCCTTACTGGTATAA
- a CDS encoding glycogen/starch synthase, with protein sequence MKKFIAIFICLVLPCDQGYCLRPESSRLSGQDIIMSDPLGPVMPAPYLKVEIGTNAFKKVLKDIGGTIVELSMEVILPELHKAAPAGSRGGLGILEGDSGEGQKKAISNERVHGIKPIIIMPMYENRLVPKTDYAQKRQRLDRVKVDYDALIDHANPVDCRVFSDSNIFDYPQLEVNPSQPIKIVNGSDGSQLKFDVIMYDFLSGTYKNFRAAIFVLSRAGTPVFMVACKDVDDILYTDTEERRFSQQVLIGKVVPQLLKSIGIKPAILRVNEAHTIIAMAEAVNDPYFSDTACVFTNHTPITAGLQIYYGKGDWFFRMNLAPGLKDVFVDEHNNLNFSKAAMELAHIVNGVSFRHKNTLKNMFPGFKDKIKGVLNGTGEFWKSDILREAENTSASLDPARLMKIHEEDKEKFIALIEQKTGVRLSMSMPITCAIRRIDYYKQQLPMLKPIINALCQDRGIDTIVNIDGRDVHVKGLGMQVVVGGIIVNEHNNDLQSWVAEFIEWMHDPALKGRFVFISGNDVELMKTAASGTDAWVEMPRRNPDTGHQEEACGTSGMRAAINGNVPIMSSGMWGDEFIRHYNMFTKEGNGFILKDIKPMELYEALSVVSDLYYGYKEGLTRAWENFRANIYEDAKVLYIENMIKRYVLEVFLPAKRAQIAEKAVRQTARLAHNLTREGLIIEADLTLDNSVPIRSVKPQVWTDINGKGAWHALDMTCKTANKGEKETVYKFRLSLPLTQAGDFFYKVRFFMTDNGTIVYAPEGFGNDVKITVTELFINNLPPDSLCPIPFGARGAVEAALARSA encoded by the coding sequence ATGAAAAAATTTATAGCTATATTTATCTGTTTGGTTTTGCCCTGCGATCAGGGTTATTGTTTGAGGCCGGAATCAAGCAGGTTATCCGGACAGGATATAATAATGTCCGATCCGCTTGGTCCTGTCATGCCGGCACCTTATCTTAAGGTTGAGATTGGCACTAACGCCTTCAAAAAGGTTCTTAAAGATATTGGTGGCACTATTGTTGAGTTATCTATGGAAGTCATATTGCCTGAACTTCACAAAGCTGCCCCGGCAGGCTCCAGGGGAGGGCTGGGTATTTTGGAAGGCGACAGCGGTGAGGGGCAAAAAAAAGCTATATCTAATGAACGTGTTCATGGGATAAAACCGATTATCATTATGCCTATGTATGAAAACAGGCTTGTGCCCAAGACTGATTATGCACAAAAGAGGCAACGGCTTGATAGGGTTAAGGTAGATTATGACGCGCTGATTGACCATGCCAATCCTGTTGATTGCAGAGTGTTCTCTGACTCCAATATTTTTGATTATCCGCAGCTTGAGGTTAATCCGTCTCAACCGATAAAAATCGTCAATGGCAGTGACGGGAGCCAGTTAAAATTTGATGTTATTATGTATGACTTCTTATCGGGAACGTATAAAAACTTTAGGGCCGCTATATTTGTCTTAAGCCGGGCAGGGACGCCGGTTTTTATGGTGGCATGCAAAGATGTTGATGATATACTCTATACGGACACTGAAGAGCGCAGGTTTTCCCAGCAGGTGCTTATTGGAAAAGTAGTGCCGCAGTTATTGAAATCTATCGGCATAAAGCCGGCCATATTACGCGTCAACGAAGCCCATACCATTATAGCAATGGCGGAAGCGGTCAATGACCCGTATTTTTCAGATACGGCATGTGTGTTCACGAACCATACCCCTATAACCGCGGGATTACAGATTTATTATGGGAAGGGAGACTGGTTCTTCCGGATGAACCTGGCCCCGGGGCTTAAGGATGTATTTGTGGATGAACATAATAACTTGAATTTTTCAAAAGCAGCTATGGAATTGGCGCATATAGTAAACGGTGTAAGCTTTAGGCACAAAAATACACTTAAGAATATGTTTCCCGGGTTTAAAGACAAGATAAAAGGCGTATTAAACGGTACGGGCGAATTCTGGAAGAGCGATATTTTAAGAGAGGCGGAAAATACCAGTGCAAGCCTTGATCCCGCGCGATTAATGAAGATCCACGAAGAAGACAAAGAAAAATTTATAGCGCTTATAGAACAAAAGACCGGTGTCAGGCTTAGCATGTCCATGCCGATTACCTGCGCGATAAGGAGAATAGATTATTATAAACAGCAGCTGCCCATGCTAAAGCCCATAATCAATGCCCTTTGCCAGGACAGGGGCATTGACACGATAGTAAATATTGACGGCAGAGATGTTCACGTAAAGGGTTTGGGTATGCAGGTTGTTGTGGGAGGCATTATTGTCAATGAGCACAACAATGACCTTCAATCATGGGTTGCCGAATTCATTGAATGGATGCATGACCCTGCCTTAAAGGGCCGTTTTGTGTTCATTTCAGGCAATGATGTTGAGCTTATGAAGACCGCTGCCTCTGGAACGGACGCATGGGTAGAAATGCCCAGAAGAAATCCTGATACAGGGCATCAGGAGGAGGCCTGCGGCACAAGCGGTATGCGCGCGGCCATAAACGGCAATGTGCCGATAATGTCATCAGGGATGTGGGGGGATGAATTTATCAGGCATTATAATATGTTTACCAAAGAAGGCAATGGTTTTATATTAAAAGATATCAAGCCTATGGAACTATATGAGGCCTTGTCGGTCGTATCGGATTTGTATTATGGATATAAGGAAGGCTTAACAAGGGCATGGGAGAATTTTCGCGCCAATATCTATGAAGATGCCAAGGTTCTTTACATAGAGAATATGATCAAGAGATACGTTCTTGAGGTATTTTTACCGGCCAAAAGGGCGCAGATAGCGGAAAAGGCCGTCAGGCAGACCGCTCGGCTCGCGCATAACCTAACAAGAGAGGGGCTTATCATTGAAGCTGATCTTACTCTGGATAATTCCGTGCCGATACGAAGCGTCAAACCGCAGGTATGGACTGATATAAACGGCAAAGGGGCTTGGCACGCCCTTGACATGACCTGCAAGACGGCCAATAAAGGAGAAAAAGAGACTGTTTATAAATTCAGGTTATCCTTGCCGCTGACACAGGCAGGAGATTTTTTTTATAAGGTCAGGTTTTTTATGACTGATAACGGCACAATTGTTTATGCCCCGGAAGGTTTCGGAAATGACGTAAAGATAACTGTTACAGAGTTGTTTATCAATAACCTGCCTCCGGACAGCCTGTGCCCTATACCGTTTGGCGCCAGGGGGGCCGTTGAAGCCGCCCTTGCGCGTTCAGCGTAA
- the acpP gene encoding acyl carrier protein produces the protein MAADEKVKAIIAEQLGVKPEEVTSDASFIDDLGADSLDTVELVMALEEEFGIEIPDEDAEKMSKVSDAVKYIEEKVAAKG, from the coding sequence ATGGCAGCAGATGAAAAGGTGAAAGCTATAATAGCGGAGCAGTTAGGCGTTAAGCCTGAAGAGGTTACTTCTGACGCGTCATTTATAGACGACCTTGGAGCTGATTCTCTGGATACCGTAGAGCTTGTTATGGCCCTTGAAGAAGAGTTTGGCATTGAGATACCCGATGAAGATGCGGAGAAGATGAGCAAGGTATCGGATGCCGTCAAATATATTGAAGAAAAAGTTGCCGCAAAAGGTTAA
- the prs gene encoding ribose-phosphate diphosphokinase, which produces MPDNAPISMLRPVSTGLTMAYNGFLDNFGLEKLRNRRITADPEVFASGSKTRVLRKGFADFYKTVSVEFKKDVFPDGEMRITVVNPGGIKGRVAWIVQDIKTDDDFVELILQIAALRDARAQKIACLLPDSVLKSGVILDVLAPYADIYTMDCKYFKDPKGLSFPADMVFYHDNRIYLKQTGGKQFEYLLFTEKNRLKNNIIKGLNRPQNRDTGLKSASVDVTTFDSGEVRVRLPEDVSGKKCLLIHSTRAHKGIVELLAILQSLRQHGAADVHVLFLFFSYDRQEKNFPVTEYGPKAFSANAAKMLLMLISGYCDRIYTINTHFIKEPRADAYRFEGVEGLDIINLNALPYLMTYLREEKGLKDAIIIAPDQGIADFLSLIAKTYQQRLYVFKKKQENAKDVSFKAPEGLDVWGKDIIIFDDVISGGSTIVEMARLLRDRYGAKDIFAAVVHGKQSSRALETFLSCRDDNGLLLIKEIISTDTVVSAASRVSVAKLIIESLLEYQPFLASDRALNTRNPSIVLILPRKLAGAGDIVFMVNAAQRLKQAYPHIPVKVIFLEDKSCKFLNQIKLVPGFNAENRIRRFGGITYINAGDDVKEVEKRVGKNDFTIIYAVYQDEYMEESDYFDQFAGNAVMKIRIHELGRDISWLEPNKGGDYLIGFNEDSLGVPPTSINFESYVKYCNESGDIFKERGRILRKIPGSGLLDINKAVHSRWGFIYAHCIFSLKQYFNAFINARGNYQDFASSPAVVFVNYAKNNVKFRDKAVDIARQNGFRLVEYCSEESSLKIVLSGNTNVTLVLNSSVPRKLFGQLFALSNDLPSLITGQDNLGNMLCINSITPGRAFFWETMPFQATAKLDLSKAASDILQSDEYGLYKIMIDATSHNRDTGLSSSLFAEHDRYRPVLKKLALAVIEKWDFIKSLSGIINEQWPDAIKQAHLYRLRPRPGPMSGFMFSQGQMISYARRAA; this is translated from the coding sequence ATGCCGGACAATGCGCCTATATCCATGCTTAGGCCTGTTTCTACCGGACTTACCATGGCGTATAATGGTTTTTTGGATAATTTTGGACTTGAAAAATTGAGAAACCGAAGAATAACAGCAGACCCTGAAGTATTTGCGTCCGGGTCAAAAACGCGCGTATTAAGAAAAGGCTTTGCTGATTTTTATAAAACAGTATCCGTTGAATTTAAAAAAGATGTGTTTCCTGATGGTGAGATGCGCATTACCGTAGTTAATCCCGGCGGTATCAAGGGCCGGGTTGCCTGGATTGTCCAAGACATAAAAACAGATGATGATTTTGTGGAGCTAATACTGCAGATAGCCGCTTTAAGGGACGCGCGCGCGCAAAAAATCGCTTGCCTCTTACCGGATTCTGTTTTAAAAAGCGGTGTGATTTTGGATGTTCTTGCGCCGTATGCCGATATATATACTATGGATTGTAAGTATTTCAAAGACCCGAAGGGATTATCTTTTCCGGCAGATATGGTTTTTTACCACGATAATCGTATTTATCTGAAACAAACAGGAGGCAAGCAATTTGAATATCTGCTTTTTACTGAAAAAAACCGCCTGAAAAATAATATTATTAAAGGCCTGAACCGGCCGCAAAACCGGGATACCGGGTTGAAGTCAGCAAGTGTAGATGTGACTACTTTTGATTCTGGAGAGGTCAGGGTGCGCTTGCCCGAGGATGTGTCAGGCAAAAAATGCCTGCTGATACATTCCACCAGGGCGCATAAAGGTATCGTAGAATTACTGGCCATACTCCAATCTCTTAGACAGCACGGCGCGGCGGACGTGCATGTGTTGTTTTTATTTTTTTCCTATGACCGTCAGGAAAAAAATTTTCCGGTTACCGAATACGGCCCCAAGGCCTTTAGCGCTAACGCGGCCAAGATGCTGCTTATGCTTATAAGCGGGTATTGCGACAGGATATATACTATAAACACGCATTTCATAAAAGAACCCCGTGCCGATGCCTATAGATTTGAGGGGGTGGAAGGCTTGGATATAATTAATCTTAATGCCCTGCCTTATCTTATGACGTATCTAAGGGAAGAGAAGGGTTTAAAGGACGCTATTATAATTGCCCCTGATCAGGGTATCGCGGATTTCCTTTCTTTGATAGCCAAAACGTATCAACAACGGTTGTATGTTTTTAAGAAAAAACAAGAAAACGCCAAGGATGTATCGTTTAAAGCTCCGGAAGGCCTTGACGTGTGGGGCAAAGACATTATTATATTTGATGATGTTATTTCAGGCGGGTCAACTATAGTTGAGATGGCCCGCCTGCTCAGGGATAGATATGGGGCAAAAGACATATTCGCGGCGGTTGTGCACGGCAAGCAATCCTCCCGGGCATTAGAAACATTTTTGTCTTGCCGTGACGACAACGGCCTTTTGCTCATAAAAGAAATAATATCAACCGATACTGTGGTTTCCGCGGCAAGCAGGGTTTCCGTAGCCAAGTTGATTATTGAGTCTCTGTTGGAATATCAACCTTTCCTGGCATCTGACAGGGCCCTTAACACGCGCAATCCCTCCATTGTGTTAATACTGCCGCGTAAACTGGCGGGCGCGGGAGATATTGTTTTCATGGTTAACGCGGCACAGAGGCTGAAACAGGCATATCCGCATATTCCGGTTAAGGTAATTTTCCTTGAAGACAAATCCTGCAAGTTTTTGAACCAGATCAAGCTGGTGCCGGGCTTCAATGCCGAAAATCGGATACGGAGATTCGGAGGCATAACTTATATAAATGCCGGAGACGACGTAAAAGAAGTTGAAAAACGTGTAGGAAAAAACGACTTTACCATAATATACGCTGTTTATCAGGATGAATACATGGAGGAAAGCGATTATTTTGATCAGTTTGCCGGTAATGCCGTTATGAAGATCAGGATACATGAATTAGGCAGAGATATCTCATGGCTGGAGCCCAATAAAGGCGGCGATTATCTTATCGGGTTTAATGAAGACAGCCTTGGCGTTCCGCCTACATCAATTAATTTTGAAAGCTATGTGAAGTATTGCAATGAAAGCGGCGATATTTTTAAAGAGCGCGGGCGTATATTAAGAAAGATACCGGGAAGCGGCTTGCTTGATATAAATAAAGCTGTGCACAGCCGATGGGGTTTTATCTATGCCCACTGTATTTTTTCTTTAAAGCAGTATTTCAACGCTTTTATAAATGCCAGGGGCAATTATCAGGATTTTGCCTCTTCCCCGGCTGTAGTCTTTGTAAATTATGCCAAAAATAACGTCAAATTTCGCGACAAGGCCGTTGATATTGCAAGACAGAACGGTTTCAGGCTGGTGGAGTATTGTAGTGAGGAATCAAGCTTAAAGATTGTCCTTTCAGGAAACACTAATGTGACATTGGTTCTGAATTCAAGCGTTCCGCGCAAATTATTCGGCCAGCTTTTTGCCTTGAGCAATGACCTGCCCAGCCTTATAACCGGCCAGGACAATCTCGGTAATATGCTATGTATCAATTCAATCACGCCCGGCAGGGCGTTTTTTTGGGAGACGATGCCGTTTCAAGCCACGGCCAAACTGGATCTGTCAAAAGCCGCTTCCGATATACTTCAGAGCGATGAATACGGTTTATATAAAATAATGATTGATGCCACATCCCATAACCGCGACACTGGCCTGTCGTCTTCATTGTTTGCCGAGCACGATAGATACAGGCCTGTTCTTAAAAAATTGGCGCTTGCTGTAATAGAAAAATGGGATTTTATAAAGTCATTATCAGGCATAATCAACGAACAGTGGCCGGACGCGATAAAGCAGGCTCACTTATACAGACTGCGGCCTCGTCCAGGGCCTATGAGCGGGTTTATGTTTAGCCAGGGACAGATGATATCGTATGCCAGGCGCGCGGCATAA